A stretch of the Aythya fuligula isolate bAytFul2 chromosome 18, bAytFul2.pri, whole genome shotgun sequence genome encodes the following:
- the RFNG gene encoding beta-1,3-N-acetylglucosaminyltransferase radical fringe, with the protein MSSSWLGLRRACVLLSVTAAAVLLLLLPRGQPPAAPRRRPPPAAAGPSGPPPKRAGSGAAQPAGSDVPGARAGSRGERGGGGPGTGAGGRGGGLGGTAQPARQGRLGPSSGSAKESLELKDIFIAVKTTRKYHRTRLDLLFQTWISQARGQTFIFTDWEDQELRLKAGDHMINTNCSAVHTRQALCCKMSVEYDKFLESGQKWFCHVDDDNYVNPRTLLRLLSAFSHSQDVYVGRPSLDHPIEAADHVQSDGSKTSVKFWFATGGAGFCISRGLALKMSPWASLGNFISTAERVRLPDDCTIGYIIEGLLEVKLLHSPLFHSHLENLQRLRGESVLQQVTLSYGDPENKHNVVSVGGVFGLQQDPTRFKSVHCLLYPDTIWCPTKKMF; encoded by the exons atgagcagctcctggctggggcTCCGCAGGGCCTGCGTCCTGCTCTCCGTCACCGCCGCCGccgtcctcctcctgctgctgccccggggACAGCCCCCCGcggcgccccgccgccgcccgccgcccgccgccgccggtcCCAGCGGGCCCCCGCCGAAGCGGGCGGGCTCCGGCGCGGCGCAGCCCGCGGGCAGCGACGTGCCCGGCGCTCGGGCGGGCTCgcgcggggagcggggcggcggcggcccgggGACCGGGGCGGGCGGCCGGGGCGGGGGCCTCGGCGGCACCGCGCAGCCCGCGCGGCAGGGCCGCCTCGGGCCTTCCAGTGGCTCGGCCAAGGAGAGCCTGGAGCTGAAGGACATCTTTATCGCGGTGAAGACGACGAGGAAGTATCACAGAACGCGCCTGGACTTGCTTTTCCAAACTTGGATCTCCCAGGCGAGGGGACAG ACATTTATATTCACAGACTGGGAGGATCAGGAGCTACGCCTGAAAGCAG GGGATCATATGATCAACACCAACTGTTCAGCTGTCCACACGCGGCAAGCTCTCTGTTGCAAGATGTCTGTGGAATATGATAAATTCCTAGAATCTGGGCAAAA atgGTTTTGCCATGTGGACGATGACAACTATGTGAACCCACGGACACTCCTGCGTCTCTTATCTGCCTTCTCACACAGCCAGGATGTCTATGTGGGGCGACCAAGTCTGGACCATCCCATTGAGGCAGCTGACCATGTCCAAAGTGATGGATCA AAGACAAGCGTGAAATTCTGGTTTGCCACAGGTGGAGCAGGGTTCTGTATCAGCAGAGGTCTTGCTCTGAAGATGAGTCCCTGGGCCAG CCTGGGTAACTTCATCAGTACTGCAGAAAGAGTGCGTCTGCCTGATGATTGCACAATTGGCTACATCATTGAAGGGCTGCTGGAGGTAAAGTTGCTGCACAGCCCGTTGTTCCATTCCCATCTGGAAAATCTGCAGAGGCTGCGAGGCGAGTCTGTGCTGCAACAG gTAACCCTAAGTTATGGAGACCCTGAGAACAAACACAACGTTGTGAGTGTGGGAGGAGTGTTTGGGCTTCAGCAAGATCCAACCCG ATTTAAATCTGTCCATTGTCTTCTGTATCCTGACACTATCTGGTGCCCTACTAAGAAGATGTTCTAA